The Alosa alosa isolate M-15738 ecotype Scorff River chromosome 11, AALO_Geno_1.1, whole genome shotgun sequence sequence ATGTGATGCACCTATTGAGAGAACTGATCCACCTGCTGTACACAATCGCACCATGCGCAGATTTACACGAAGAACATACCACTCCATGGGACCCAATGAAGTCTGGCATATTGATGGGTATGATAAATTAAAACCATTTGGATTAGCTATAAGTGGCTGTATTGATGGTTTTTCTAGGAAAATTATGTGGCTTAAATGTGGGAAGTCCAACAGTGATCCTAGTGTAATAAGCCAATTACATGGAATGTGTTGCCCAACATGGACTAGTTCCTAAAACTTCAACAGACTGTGGCACAGAAAATGGGCTAATGGCAGCACTTCATTGCACTTTAAGATCAGAGCATACAGATGAATTTGCAGGCTTACAAGCCACATGTATGGGGCTTCAACATCAAACCAACGCATAGAAAGCTGGTGGTCCAACTTTTCGAAACAGAGGTTTTGTTTCACATTacaaattttatattttattaccTTTAAATTTCATGCCAAGCTTTGTTGCAGTGTTGTCAGACTATGTGACTTTACATCAACCTTTGTGTACCATAATTAGGGGCCAGTTTTGGATGAATTTGTTTAGTGACATGAGGGAGAGACATCTCTTTAATGGCAGCCCTGAACACAAAAGTTTGCTGCGATACTGCTTCTTGGATGTTGTGAGAAAAGATTTAGATGAATACAAGACATTGTGGAACTGTCACACTATTCGGCCCTGTTAAGCCAGTCCCAATGCCCAAGTGGCAGACCTGAGGCTATGTACAATGCACCTCACAGGTGAATGAATTTAAATCATTTTATCTTGAATTTTAGATCACTGTCCTTTGTTACTGCACCCTTGTCCTTTGATAAATCCAATTAGAATTAAAATCAAATGCTGATGTACTACCCAGTATTTTCTTGATTTTCTGGCAGATTTAATGGAGAGAACTGTGGATTGACTGTATCTGCTCAAACCCTGAGCCAGCTTTACGACTTAATACCAGCACCACTAACCCTAGGCACAGATGAAGGAAATGCCAACTTTCACATTCTCCAGAGGCAAGGTGGTTTGTCAACTCCTCTACGGTGGGAATCTGCTGTAGAGAACTACATCACCTTGAAGAACATGGCTCATCTTTAGTACATAATTTCTGTAAGTAAGTTTTACAATAAAACCTTTTTAATAATCGTCATAAGACTCAAAAAGACAATGAATGAACAGAGTTAAGagaataaatgtattttttaagaTAATGCATAACACCTATTTgagttttacatttatttttagtgTAAACATTCAGCATTCATAAAATCTAATTTTATCATTTAGGTTTGGCCCAAATAGAAACAATTGAAACTaaatagaaactaatgcattTCTACAGAACACTCTGTCACTGTGTTGGCACTGTATTGGCAAAATGTTGGCCGATCAAACACAGCCCGAAGCCTGGAGAATTCTTAATTCCAAAATTCATATTTTCCTTAAAGGTGTTGTAGCTGTCTAAGATGGGCAGTTTTaaagtgtttgcacatgtgttgGCCATGGGgtattttgaatttgaaatgaaTTGCAGGCATGGCTGAGGGTCCATCCCAGAAGGAGGCATGTGTGGTAGGCCTGTGGCAAACATGAAGATCTCTTCCAAGGTTATGGCACTCTCATTTGCTACAAGAGAAAATCACTGGAATGAATTATAGCTTCCACAACATTGGGTAAAATAGCATCCACAACAGCATTGagtctttttttctgtgtagATAAAAGACTGACCAACCTTCACAATCTAGCAGGTAGTCTGCCCAGAAACTTATTGTCTTGTTCTGCTGAGCCCTCATGTTACTTCCTTTCAGACTAAGTTCTGGTTTGAAAAGACTTTCAATATCTGCAGCAGATAACTTTGTATCCGAATGACAGAGGACTGGGGTCAGGACAGTGGGATACTGCTGGAGGGCTGATAAAAACTGCAGACTGCCAAGCCCATCCTTGAATCTAAAATGCAGTTTCATTGTCAACCaataattaaatgttgtttcattttttaaaataaaaatgttcatTTTATATTACCTTTCAATTGCACTGTGATTCCTGTCAATTATGTACCACTTAAGGTACTCCGTCACAACAGAGTCCTTTTCCTTCACAGACTTAATGTGTCTGAAGCAGCCTGCAGTCTGCAACATGGTGCTGTTCCCTACAATTAGGTCTTGTAGGGTCTCCAGTGAGGATGCATTCTGGATCTAAAAACATGACATCTTCAGTTTTCAAAACAAAAGTTAATTCAATTACATCTAATGTAAAGTTAGAGCAGGGTAAACCAATCCCTtcacaaatcattttttataTAGTTTTAAGTAACCAATTTTAACTTATGATCCTCCTACCTCTTTTAAAACTTTCCCTATTTCTTCATCTGTAATGTCTCCTACCGAACCTTTGAAAGTTGGCTGCCCTGAGATGTAGTTGACCAGATCCTGGGAGAGAAAATTTGGGGCAGGTCCACCATGGACTATGGACACGGCTATCATCATCCCTGCCAATCTATATTCATCCTCCCTGATTGCTGCTCATGGAAATGCACATTAATTGGTATTGTTATTAATATAAACAAATGCTACATTTGCAAGTTCAGTTTTTAGACATTCTACACACAAAATTGTACCTGTTGAATTGTACACAATGTAACGGCTCTCAGGAGGTCCATCAAATATAGGTCTTGAACTCAGGGTTTTCATCAGAAGAGAGAGGAATTCTCTTTTTGGACCGCCTGTGTCAAGTCCTTCTTCAAACCTCCCTTCATCATCCGAAAACTTCACTAGAAGGTCCTTTTGCTTCAGAGAAGGTTCCTCTTTTGAACCCTCTCACAGCTCCATCCCAGATCTCAGAGCGGCAGATGTTAAATCTGCTAATGGCCTTGTGGTCAATCTGGAGTGCCAGGTTTGCAATTATTTCTGAAACAGACTTGTGTTCCCCCCTACCAAAGGACAAGACTTGTGCATGTTACTAAACTTACCACAACTACGTGATATCATAATGTTTAATCAGCAAAATGTAGGGTAACAATTTCTTACTCTGGATCTTTAACAAAATCTTGACTGGCTCCTTCACTGTCTGAGTCCTCGTCATCCTCAATTACAATGGGTGCATACAATTCTGTGTATTTGCTGAGAAAATAACtgcaataaatacataattccaaataaataaaaatatgttttgaaagAAAAGTACACTACCTGTAGCATGCAGTGCCCATTGCACCTCCTGATGTTCCTGGGGCATCTGAGTCAGAAAGCTCAGCCTGTATTAAAAACCATAGAGAAGGGGAGTGCAGGTAGAGTCAAAAGTCATGGCTTATTTCATACACTTAATACACCACCGTTGTTATGCTATTGTACATCATATTATTAATGTAACATTCAATTGCAAATGGTTTATTGTAGTTACAGTTTACTTGGGTTTCTAAATTGACTACCAGATGAGGTTAGGGAACCACACATTACTTTGTGTCATCTAATCAGGAACATGAAATATGTTTACTCACTACAGTATCTGCTGAACAAATTTTAGCAGCACTTCCACTTGTTATGGTCACCTCTGTATCTGATGAGTCTGTGCTAATGTCCTGAGCTGTGGGAGTACAGACAAAAGAAGAATTTACAATATATAGCCTACTCATCAGTTTAAGCAATCATTAAGATCTTAATTAATTGCAGAATAACTTACAATAGAAATCTTGAGCTGAACAAATATATACAGTGATCCTTTGGAATGCTTTCCCAAGTGCATCTTTGTAGGCTTGGAGAGTGAAGGGTGTCTTTGTTCCAGGAATGTTAACTATCTTTGTGCCATCAGGGTAAAGAAGAAAGTACAGACCATCTTGTAAATTTTTGTTAAAGTCCTTCATTTTTTTGTTCGGCAGCTTTAGACAATTGCTCAGCTTCCACCAGTGGGTGTACTATAAGTGGTAACACCATCCCTCTCACAGGTTTCAGCGCTCCATCTTTCATATTCATAATGCCAacagaaatctacataaaaacAGAAGTAGTCTTTAAATCAGGTAATTGACGGGGCAACAGTATATGACAGACTAGACTCACAAAACAGTCTACACCAGCAGTTACCTTCACATGTTTTTTATTCAAtgattcttttttctttttgaaaaatGATTGCCTCTCCTTTTTTTTCACTGCCTGAAATTCTTGGAATGTGGCGAAATGATTTTTCGGTGCTTCCTGACTCAAGCGAATCAAAAGCACAATCAACTTATATCATATTTTACACAATCATTGCTAAGTCTTATGTATAGGGAAACATTACCTTCACTTGTGCCACACTTTTCGACCCCGTTTAAGAATTTGATATTCTTGCCGCAAAAACCACAGAAAGTGGATGCACATGTAACCTCACTAGCACAAAATGGACAGTACATTTTCTTCTGCAAGACAAATGAAGCACTTAGTATAACAGCTAGCTATTACTATTACAAACagaataatattatatatgtaGATTGTGTACCCTCAGTTCTCTTTATTTGTATAGTGCAGCTTgatgaaatatattatttaattacAATTGCTTATGCTTTCGTGGCTAATGATAACAGCTAAAATGGCAGGATACATAGAAATCACGGGTAGAGACATAGAGGCTAAAATGACAGAATCCATAGAAATAACTATCCACACtgttcaaactttttttttttttcaaagtgttTTACTTACTTGTCGAACAGGCAACCAGAACAAATCAGACTCGATGAATCCAGCATGCCAAGCAGACGAGTGCAACTTCCCACAGTCTTCTTCTATGCGCGCGTTACCATGGCAACTAAAGTCCACAACCAGAGCCCTTTCCTCTGCCATAAATTTCCGTTGTGGGATAACTTCCGTTGTGTTGTgggtttttgtatttgtgttgtcgGCTTTGTattcgtgttgtgttgtgggtttttgcaatcgtgttgtgttgtggggttttgtatttgtgttgtggggatttgcatttgtgttgtcggcttttgtatttgtgttgtgttgtgacacTCCCCGGCCACCGTAGGGAAGCCAATGTTCCATCATGGCACTCCCCGTAGCTGGGGTCCAATGGATCTTATCCCAGGTTGTGCTGAAATTCTGTCTAGGCAGTGGGGGGATGCTGAGTCCTGTTTTTCTGATCAGGTAATTTAGGCTCTCTAGATTGTTTGTTGTGTCAGGCGCAAGGTTGTGGCTATAATATGATATAtaatttctttatattttttagGTTGCGTCTGTTCCATTTTATGGATACCTTCCAGGCCTCCCTCCAGTCATTCAATGGTAAGTCCGCAATCTCCTTTTCTGCTTTCTTTAGATTCTCTAAATAATGGTCCTCCACGATTTGTAGGCTGTTGTGTAACCAGTTCCAAGCATTTCCATAAAGAATAAGCTCTGTTGTTTCGTTGGGGTTTTATGGTCGTGGTCATGGCTGGTTTTAGGGTTTAAGACACCCATAAAGCGACGGAGAGAAGGTGGTTCCGGTGTCAAACCATCCGAGATGGTGACGTTGGATAAGTGGTGATGCATTTTAAGGTAGGTGTGCATCGCTCTAACGTGCTTTTTGAAGTGCTAGTTTTCCTCAGACATTTTGAGATTCTGAGGGGACACAAAAGAGGAGAAGGAGCTAAAATTAGTTACGTATTGTATGAAACCGGAGTATCAGCGTTTTTTCGAGATGCTGTATGGGAGGGCCACCAGATTGGGCAGGCCTCATGCCGGGATTGGCATTCATACAGCCACCTCCCCAAACCTCCAGGTCCCCTGTAGGGGGTGGAGGGTCGGAGAGGTGTGGAGAGTTACGAATTAACGTGGTTTGAGGATTACAGACAGGTCCAGTGTCGGAATGTGGTCAGGATTCCCGCTAGGAAGGGGGACGTTTTTTGTAGGTGAAGAGGGTTTTAAATTTCGGTTCGTTGTAGTTTAGAGAGGATCGAAGTTGTGAAGATAAGAGATAGATTGCGTTCAATGATAGGGtctagagtgtgagagaggattGGTTCGATAAGATTTAGGGATAATATTGAGTAAAGTA is a genomic window containing:
- the LOC125302866 gene encoding LOW QUALITY PROTEIN: G2/M phase-specific E3 ubiquitin-protein ligase-like (The sequence of the model RefSeq protein was modified relative to this genomic sequence to represent the inferred CDS: deleted 1 base in 1 codon), with protein sequence MKDFNKNLQDGLYFLLYPDGTKIVNIPGTKTPFTLQAYKDALGKAFQRITVYICSAQDFYSQDISTDSSDTEVTITSGSAAKICSADTVAELSDSDAPGTSGGAMGTACYSKYTELYAPIVIEDDEDSDSEGASQDFVKDPEGEHKSVSEIIANLALQIDHKAISRFNICRSEIWDGAVRGFKRGTFSEAKDLLVKFSDDEGRFEEGLDTGGPKREFLSLLMKTLSSRPIFDGPPESRYIVYNSTAIREDEYRLAGMMIAVSIVHGGPAPNFLSQDLVNYISGQPTFKGSVGDITDEEIGKVLKEIQNASSLETLQDLIVGNSTMLQTAGCFRHIKSVKEKDSVVTEYLKWYIIDRNHSAIERFKDGLGSLQFLSALQQYPTVLTPVLCHSDTKLSAADIESLFKPELSLKGSNMRAQQNKTISFWADYLLDCEANESAITLEEIFMFATGLPHMPPSGMDPQPCLQFISNSKYPMANTCANTLKLPILDSYNTFKENMNFGIKNSPGFGLCLIGQHFANTVPTQ